A genomic region of Fodinisporobacter ferrooxydans contains the following coding sequences:
- a CDS encoding thiolase family protein, whose product MNNDVVIVSAVRTAVGRFGGALKGINSGHLAAIAVGEAIRRAGIEKEAVDEVILGEVRQSTESSNVARVAALRAGIPETAPAFTINRLCASGMQAIGSAVQQIAFGMADVIVTGGTENMSRAPMYLRNSRFGEGNPYLVDSNTEAGHQPHERYGEQLGMGITAENVAERFAIDRQDQDAFALQSQKRAKAAIESGKFKEEIVPVPVKIRKETILFDTDEHPRDTTLEALAALQPVFKKDGTVTAGNACGRNDGAAALVVMSRAKADQLGLRPLARIVDWVSVGVSPTIMGIGPVPAIERLLQRTGKGLQDIGLIELNEAFASQSLAVIREAKLDIEKTNVNGGAIALGHPLGATGAKITVTLLHEMLRRGEQFGISTLCVGGGQGMAMMIELV is encoded by the coding sequence ATGAACAATGATGTGGTAATTGTAAGCGCTGTACGGACTGCAGTAGGCCGGTTCGGAGGCGCGTTGAAAGGCATAAATTCGGGGCATCTTGCCGCCATTGCCGTCGGGGAAGCGATTCGCCGGGCTGGTATTGAAAAAGAAGCGGTCGATGAAGTGATACTCGGTGAAGTCCGCCAAAGCACCGAATCCTCGAATGTGGCCAGAGTTGCCGCCCTGCGCGCCGGCATTCCGGAAACTGCTCCGGCGTTCACCATCAACCGGCTGTGTGCTTCCGGCATGCAGGCCATTGGATCTGCCGTCCAGCAAATTGCTTTCGGAATGGCTGACGTGATTGTAACAGGCGGTACGGAAAATATGAGCCGTGCCCCCATGTATCTCAGGAATTCCCGGTTTGGAGAGGGCAACCCGTATTTGGTGGATTCGAATACGGAAGCCGGACATCAGCCGCATGAACGGTATGGTGAACAGTTAGGCATGGGAATAACGGCTGAAAACGTGGCAGAACGCTTTGCAATCGATCGGCAGGATCAGGATGCATTTGCACTGCAAAGCCAAAAACGGGCAAAAGCAGCGATTGAATCAGGTAAATTCAAAGAAGAAATCGTTCCGGTTCCTGTGAAAATCCGCAAAGAAACCATATTGTTTGATACAGATGAGCATCCGCGTGACACCACGCTGGAAGCACTCGCTGCACTTCAACCTGTATTCAAAAAGGACGGCACAGTAACTGCCGGCAACGCATGCGGCCGCAATGACGGTGCCGCAGCGCTTGTCGTCATGAGTCGTGCAAAGGCGGACCAGCTTGGATTGAGGCCATTAGCTAGGATTGTGGATTGGGTTTCCGTAGGCGTTTCGCCGACGATCATGGGAATTGGCCCCGTTCCTGCGATCGAGCGTCTGCTGCAAAGAACGGGGAAGGGTTTACAGGATATCGGGTTGATTGAACTGAATGAAGCGTTTGCTTCACAGTCTTTGGCTGTCATTCGCGAGGCGAAATTGGACATCGAGAAGACAAATGTAAACGGGGGCGCCATCGCGCTTGGTCATCCGCTGGGTGCCACAGGTGCAAAAATCACGGTCACATTACTTCATGAAATGTTGAGAAGAGGGGAACAGTTCGGCATATCCACACTCTGTGTAGGCGGCGGCCAAGGCATGGCCATGATGATTGAGCTCGTCTGA
- a CDS encoding 3-hydroxyacyl-CoA dehydrogenase, with protein MDIRRIAVIGGGVMGRGIAYTAALSGYHVTLQDVSQDALEKAEQYIAAELNASVGKGYIQSDQRNVALENLAYTDDLQNAVKEADFVIEAVLELMELKTEIFKQLGLFAPHHAILATNTSTMSPTEIAASTTRPEKCVAMHFFNPVHKMKLVEIVRGLDTSDQTVEITRRVAAAMGKESVEIHEFPGFVTSRMNCLIGNEAMNMLMEGVASVADIDKALKLGLNHPMGPLELADLVGLDTRLRNMEYLYKQLGEKYRPSPILVKYVKAGRLGKKTGRGFYEYTK; from the coding sequence ATGGATATTCGTCGCATCGCTGTCATCGGCGGTGGCGTTATGGGAAGGGGCATCGCTTATACGGCAGCTCTTTCAGGATATCATGTCACTTTACAGGATGTATCTCAAGACGCATTGGAAAAAGCGGAACAATATATTGCGGCAGAACTCAATGCGAGTGTGGGGAAAGGGTACATTCAATCTGACCAACGGAATGTTGCATTAGAAAATCTTGCGTATACGGATGATTTGCAAAATGCCGTCAAAGAAGCTGATTTTGTGATAGAAGCGGTACTTGAACTGATGGAACTGAAAACAGAAATTTTCAAGCAATTAGGCTTGTTTGCGCCGCATCATGCAATTTTGGCAACCAACACGTCCACCATGAGTCCGACGGAAATAGCCGCATCGACAACGAGGCCCGAAAAGTGCGTTGCCATGCATTTTTTTAACCCTGTGCACAAGATGAAATTGGTGGAGATCGTTCGGGGTCTCGATACTTCCGATCAAACCGTGGAAATTACCAGACGTGTTGCGGCGGCAATGGGCAAGGAAAGCGTTGAGATCCATGAATTTCCCGGTTTTGTCACAAGCCGGATGAATTGCCTGATTGGCAACGAAGCGATGAATATGTTGATGGAAGGTGTCGCTTCCGTTGCAGACATCGATAAAGCGTTGAAATTGGGACTGAATCATCCGATGGGCCCGTTAGAATTGGCGGATTTGGTAGGCTTGGACACCCGTTTGCGAAATATGGAGTATTTATACAAACAATTAGGTGAAAAATATCGCCCTTCGCCAATTCTTGTGAAATATGTAAAGGCAGGACGTCTCGGCAAGAAAACGGGGCGGGGATTCTATGAATATACCAAATAG
- a CDS encoding PaaI family thioesterase yields the protein MNRIAERKIVVRKTEPGMSPFWDYIGMRELKIEDGYAELRIDITPDLLQRRGVVHGGVLATLIDGVIGSAVRSTLTDELGSATVELKVNYIRPAKGEYLIAKSKLTYRGGTLAVGQAEVFDSEGTLTAIGTATFMILKKR from the coding sequence ATGAATAGAATCGCAGAAAGGAAGATTGTTGTGAGGAAAACGGAACCGGGAATGAGCCCTTTTTGGGATTATATCGGGATGCGGGAACTGAAAATTGAGGATGGATATGCAGAATTGCGAATCGATATAACCCCTGATTTGCTGCAAAGAAGAGGAGTCGTTCACGGAGGGGTGCTTGCCACGCTCATCGACGGAGTCATCGGTTCCGCCGTGCGGTCGACGCTTACGGATGAGTTGGGTTCGGCTACCGTTGAGTTGAAGGTAAATTATATTCGGCCTGCCAAAGGGGAGTATTTGATTGCCAAGTCCAAACTTACCTATCGCGGTGGAACATTGGCAGTCGGGCAAGCGGAAGTGTTTGATTCGGAAGGAACTCTTACCGCGATCGGAACCGCTACATTTATGATCCTGAAAAAAAGGTAA
- a CDS encoding enoyl-CoA hydratase/isomerase family protein: protein MRSDYKELLAYEDNGVLTITFNRHDRLNVLSSTIKQEIMDCLREAQTDDSVKAIVLTGAGKAFCAGGDLNGFGGMDAVAAHQHMSQIGTIVSLITAMEKPIIAAVNGYATGAGCNLALACDIVFAAKSAKFCQSFRNVGLIPDGGGTYFLPRLIGPGKAKDLIFTGRMLTAEEAERMGLATFVVDDERLQSSVAEYARSLAAGPSVAIGMAKMLIHRSSQCSLDEMLEYERFAQALCMQTEDHQEGLLAFRQKRLPAFGSGKNE, encoded by the coding sequence ATGCGGTCAGATTATAAGGAATTGCTGGCGTATGAGGACAATGGGGTTCTGACGATAACTTTCAACCGTCATGACCGTTTGAATGTACTTTCGTCAACAATCAAACAGGAAATCATGGATTGCCTGAGAGAAGCCCAGACAGATGATTCGGTAAAAGCGATTGTGCTCACGGGAGCGGGAAAAGCTTTTTGTGCCGGAGGGGATTTAAACGGATTTGGCGGAATGGATGCGGTTGCGGCGCATCAGCATATGAGCCAGATCGGGACGATTGTTTCATTGATTACTGCAATGGAAAAGCCGATCATTGCGGCGGTCAACGGCTATGCCACCGGGGCGGGATGCAATCTTGCCTTAGCATGCGATATTGTATTTGCTGCGAAAAGCGCCAAGTTTTGTCAAAGCTTCCGCAATGTCGGCCTAATCCCTGATGGCGGCGGCACCTATTTCCTGCCGCGTCTGATCGGGCCAGGCAAGGCAAAGGATTTGATATTTACGGGAAGAATGTTGACTGCCGAGGAAGCGGAACGGATGGGCCTGGCAACTTTTGTCGTCGATGATGAACGGTTGCAGTCCAGCGTTGCTGAATATGCCAGGTCATTGGCTGCAGGTCCGAGTGTTGCCATCGGGATGGCGAAAATGCTGATTCATCGTTCTTCCCAATGTTCACTGGATGAAATGCTCGAATACGAGCGGTTTGCGCAAGCGCTATGCATGCAGACAGAAGATCATCAAGAAGGTTTGCTTGCATTTCGACAAAAACGCCTCCCCGCTTTTGGAAGTGGAAAAAATGAATAG